One region of Candidatus Leptovillus gracilis genomic DNA includes:
- a CDS encoding ABC transporter ATP-binding protein — MSPTVICRNLSKAFGDQVVVNDVSFSVPAGQILALLGPSGCGKTTTLRLMAGFEQLDGGLIVIDGQEVANGRFHLPPEKRRAGMVFQDYAIFPHLSVADNVAFGLPRGKERAARASEMLDFVGLAGLGGRMPHELSGGQQQRVALARALAPKPAVLLLDEPFSNLDAALRTAVRQEVRDLLRASGTTAVFVTHDQEEALFVGDQVAVMNGGRLEQIGPAEVIFHQPRTRFVAEFMGHSDFIPGTAVATGVQTALGFTPLAHDLPAGKPLAVMVRPDDVKLEADAAGNGRVLARQFQGIAYLYRVALPDGSVVSSWQSHRIQFPVGAAVQATIRPGHTPFCFDGETAIVAELT, encoded by the coding sequence AAGTCGTTGTCAACGACGTGTCGTTTAGCGTCCCGGCGGGGCAGATTTTGGCTTTGCTGGGGCCAAGCGGCTGCGGCAAAACAACGACACTGCGGTTGATGGCCGGGTTCGAGCAGTTGGACGGTGGTCTGATTGTGATTGATGGGCAGGAAGTCGCCAACGGCCGTTTCCATCTCCCGCCGGAAAAACGACGCGCCGGCATGGTCTTTCAGGATTACGCCATCTTCCCGCACCTCAGCGTCGCCGATAACGTGGCCTTTGGTCTGCCACGCGGCAAAGAGCGCGCCGCCCGCGCCAGTGAGATGCTAGATTTTGTTGGGCTGGCCGGGTTGGGCGGGCGAATGCCCCATGAATTGTCCGGCGGGCAGCAGCAGCGGGTGGCCTTGGCGCGGGCGCTGGCCCCCAAACCGGCCGTCTTGCTGCTAGACGAACCCTTTTCCAACCTGGACGCCGCCCTGAGAACGGCCGTGCGCCAGGAAGTGCGTGACTTATTGCGGGCCAGCGGCACAACGGCCGTATTTGTCACCCATGATCAGGAAGAGGCGCTGTTTGTCGGCGACCAGGTGGCGGTGATGAACGGCGGGCGGCTGGAACAGATTGGACCGGCCGAAGTGATCTTCCATCAGCCGCGCACCCGTTTTGTGGCCGAATTCATGGGACACAGCGATTTCATCCCTGGCACGGCCGTCGCCACCGGCGTACAGACGGCGCTGGGGTTCACACCCCTGGCCCACGATCTGCCTGCCGGCAAGCCGCTGGCGGTGATGGTGCGCCCCGATGATGTGAAACTGGAAGCAGATGCAGCCGGCAACGGCCGTGTCCTGGCGCGGCAGTTCCAGGGCATTGCCTACCTCTATCGGGTGGCTCTGCCCGATGGCAGTGTGGTATCAAGCTGGCAGTCGCACCGCATTCAGTTCCCGGTTGGCGCCGCCGTCCAGGCGACCATTCGGCCGGGGCATACCCCCTTCTGTTTTGATGGGGAAACGGCCATTGTCGCCGAACTGACCTGA